A window of the Zootoca vivipara chromosome 14, rZooViv1.1, whole genome shotgun sequence genome harbors these coding sequences:
- the DNAJA3 gene encoding dnaJ homolog subfamily A member 3, mitochondrial isoform X1: MAAAVRASLRLSAAVGGGSRLGSAEARGRLLALRVARWLSAGPAWPPATRRLGGGSGVKHHPLACAASFHTSPASCAKEDYYQILGVPRNASQKEIKKAYYQLAKKYHPDTNKDDPKAKEKFSQLAEAYEVLGDEVKRKQFDTYGTAGFNASSAGSGQQYWRGGPSVDPEELFRKIFGEFSGSPFGDFHTAFDQPQEYIMELTFNQAAKGVNKEIQVNINDTCQRCDGKGHEPGTKVQHCHYCNGTGMETINTGPFVMRSTCRRCGGRGSVMTTPCVMCRGSGQTKQKKVVMVPVPAGVEDGQTVRMPVGKREIFITFRVQKSSTFRRDGADIHSDLYVSIAQAVLGGTARSPGLYETISIAIPPGIQADQKIRMSGKGIPRVNSYGYGDHYIHIKIKVPKRLTDRQRALMQSYAEDETEVEGTVNGVTNTATGGRGTTRSGAGEERPEAQGDDKEGFLAKLKKMFSS, encoded by the exons ATGGCAGCGGCGGTGCGCGCCTCGCTCCGGCTGTCGGCGGCCGTTGGCGGGGGAAGCCGGCTGGGCAGCGCCGAGGCCCGGGGGAGGCTGCTGGCGCTGCGCGTGGCGCGCTGGCTGAGCGCGGGCCCCGCCTGGCCCCCCGCGACCCGGCGGCTCGGAGGAGGCTCCG GAGTGAAACATCATCCTCTTGCCTGCGCTGCCTCATTTCATACCAGCCCCGCAAGCTGTGCCAAAGAGGACTATTACCAGATCCTGGGGGTGCCTCGAAACGCCAGCCAGAAGGAGATCAAGAAGGCCTATTACCAG CTTGCCAAGAAATACCACCCTGACACGAACAAAGATGACCCTAAAGCGAAGGAGAAGTTCTCGCAACTGGCTGAAGCCTATGAG GTCTTGGGCGATGAAGTGAAACGGAAACAGTTTGATACTTACGGGACAGCCGGTTTCAATGCAAGCTCAGCAGGATCCGGGCAACAGTATTGGCGTGGCGGCCCTTCTGTGGATCCAGAGGAGCTGTTCAGGAAGATCTTTGGGGAGTTTTCAGGGTCCCCTTTTGGAGACTTCCACACTGCCTTTGACCAGCCCCAGGAA tATATCATGGAACTGACATTCAACCAGGCCGCCAAGGGCGTCAACAAGGAGATTCAAGTGAACATCAACGACACCTGCCAGCGCTGTGATGGCAAAGGGCACGAGCCGGGCACCAAAGTGCAGCACTGCCACTACTGCAACGGCACTGGCATG gAGACGATCAACACGGGTCCCTTTGTCATGCGTTCGACGTGCCGGCGATGTGGCGGACGTGGCTCAGTTATGACGACCCCCTGTGTGATGTGTCGCGGCTCTGGGCAGACCAAGCAGAAGAAGGTGGTGATGGTCCCAGTTCCCGCAG GTGTGGAGGATGGACAGACGGTTCGGATGCCTGTTGGAAAAAGGGAAATCTTCATTACCTTCCGG GTTCAGAAGAGCTCTACGTTCCGGAGGGACGGTGCAGACATTCACTCGGACCTCTATGTCTCCATAGCACAAGCTGTCCTTGGCGGCACAGCCAGGTCTCCTGGTCTGTACGAGACAATCAGCATTGCG ATCCCCCCAGGCATTCAAGCTGACCAGAAGATTCGGATGAGTGGGAAAGGCATTCCCAGGGTTAACAGTTACGGTTACGGCGACCACTATATTCACATAAAGATCAAAGTTCCCAA GAGGCTGACAGACCGCCAGCGAGCCTTGATGCAGAGCTATGCAGAAGACGAAACCGAAGTGGAAGGGACCGTGAATGGCGTCACCAATACAGCCACTG GTGGCAGGGGGACGACTAGATCGGGGGCAGGCGAGGAGAGGCCTGAGGCCCAGGGGGACGACAAAGAGGGATTCCTAGCTaaacttaagaaaatgtttagCTCCTGA
- the DNAJA3 gene encoding dnaJ homolog subfamily A member 3, mitochondrial isoform X2: MAAAVRASLRLSAAVGGGSRLGSAEARGRLLALRVARWLSAGPAWPPATRRLGGGSGVKHHPLACAASFHTSPASCAKEDYYQILGVPRNASQKEIKKAYYQLAKKYHPDTNKDDPKAKEKFSQLAEAYEVLGDEVKRKQFDTYGTAGFNASSAGSGQQYWRGGPSVDPEELFRKIFGEFSGSPFGDFHTAFDQPQEYIMELTFNQAAKGVNKEIQVNINDTCQRCDGKGHEPGTKVQHCHYCNGTGMETINTGPFVMRSTCRRCGGRGSVMTTPCVMCRGSGQTKQKKVVMVPVPAGVEDGQTVRMPVGKREIFITFRVQKSSTFRRDGADIHSDLYVSIAQAVLGGTARSPGLYETISIAIPPGIQADQKIRMSGKGIPRVNSYGYGDHYIHIKIKVPKRLTDRQRALMQSYAEDETEVEGTVNGVTNTATGKCSAGN; the protein is encoded by the exons ATGGCAGCGGCGGTGCGCGCCTCGCTCCGGCTGTCGGCGGCCGTTGGCGGGGGAAGCCGGCTGGGCAGCGCCGAGGCCCGGGGGAGGCTGCTGGCGCTGCGCGTGGCGCGCTGGCTGAGCGCGGGCCCCGCCTGGCCCCCCGCGACCCGGCGGCTCGGAGGAGGCTCCG GAGTGAAACATCATCCTCTTGCCTGCGCTGCCTCATTTCATACCAGCCCCGCAAGCTGTGCCAAAGAGGACTATTACCAGATCCTGGGGGTGCCTCGAAACGCCAGCCAGAAGGAGATCAAGAAGGCCTATTACCAG CTTGCCAAGAAATACCACCCTGACACGAACAAAGATGACCCTAAAGCGAAGGAGAAGTTCTCGCAACTGGCTGAAGCCTATGAG GTCTTGGGCGATGAAGTGAAACGGAAACAGTTTGATACTTACGGGACAGCCGGTTTCAATGCAAGCTCAGCAGGATCCGGGCAACAGTATTGGCGTGGCGGCCCTTCTGTGGATCCAGAGGAGCTGTTCAGGAAGATCTTTGGGGAGTTTTCAGGGTCCCCTTTTGGAGACTTCCACACTGCCTTTGACCAGCCCCAGGAA tATATCATGGAACTGACATTCAACCAGGCCGCCAAGGGCGTCAACAAGGAGATTCAAGTGAACATCAACGACACCTGCCAGCGCTGTGATGGCAAAGGGCACGAGCCGGGCACCAAAGTGCAGCACTGCCACTACTGCAACGGCACTGGCATG gAGACGATCAACACGGGTCCCTTTGTCATGCGTTCGACGTGCCGGCGATGTGGCGGACGTGGCTCAGTTATGACGACCCCCTGTGTGATGTGTCGCGGCTCTGGGCAGACCAAGCAGAAGAAGGTGGTGATGGTCCCAGTTCCCGCAG GTGTGGAGGATGGACAGACGGTTCGGATGCCTGTTGGAAAAAGGGAAATCTTCATTACCTTCCGG GTTCAGAAGAGCTCTACGTTCCGGAGGGACGGTGCAGACATTCACTCGGACCTCTATGTCTCCATAGCACAAGCTGTCCTTGGCGGCACAGCCAGGTCTCCTGGTCTGTACGAGACAATCAGCATTGCG ATCCCCCCAGGCATTCAAGCTGACCAGAAGATTCGGATGAGTGGGAAAGGCATTCCCAGGGTTAACAGTTACGGTTACGGCGACCACTATATTCACATAAAGATCAAAGTTCCCAA GAGGCTGACAGACCGCCAGCGAGCCTTGATGCAGAGCTATGCAGAAGACGAAACCGAAGTGGAAGGGACCGTGAATGGCGTCACCAATACAGCCACTG
- the LOC118093251 gene encoding hemoglobin subunit alpha-D — MVLTGEERKLIQANWSKLASEHEDLGGECMTRLFQVYPQSKIYFPHFDLSPGSNDIHRQGHKIIKALDSAIKNLDNIRACLSDLSDLHAYNLRVDPVNFKFITRCLHVTLATSLRGDYNALVYMAFDKFFCLVGEVLTEKYR, encoded by the exons ATGGTGCTGACTGGTGAAGAGCGCAAGCTGATCCAAGCCAACTGGTCCAAACTGGCCTCCGAGCACGAGGATCTGGGCGGCGAATGCATGACCAG gcttttcCAGGTCTACCCGCAGTCCAAGATCTACTTCCCGCACTTCGACCTGAGCCCCGGCTCCAACGACATTCACCGCCAGGGCCACAAGATCATCAAGGCCCTCGACAGCGCCATCAAGAACCTGGACAACATCCGCGCCTGCCTGTCCGATCTCAGCGACCTGCACGCCTACAATCTCCGCGTGGACCCCGTCAACTTCAAG TTTATCACCAGGTGCCTCCACGTGACGCTGGCTACCAGCCTCCGCGGAGACTACAACGCCCTGGTCTACATGGCCTTTGACAAGTTCTTCTGCCTGGTGGGCGAGGTGCTGACCGAGAAGTACAGATGa